A single Bosea sp. PAMC 26642 DNA region contains:
- a CDS encoding TetR/AcrR family transcriptional regulator, producing the protein MSDIAEPILKPPSRNRRIAGGDPDKRRQILDGALDVFMARGFDAASMSDIATAANVSKGTLYVYFEDKEHLFVALIEREREIQRMGAFEALNDDPDLAHALTRFGEGLVRLLVSDFAVSAQRIVLGVAERMPELGREFYERGPMQGTQRLSAYLRRKRQEGLLSIDDPDLAAAQFLDLCQSTLVRPRLFNADRFPPTQQDIRRVVASAVAMFLARYAPERR; encoded by the coding sequence ATGAGCGACATAGCTGAGCCAATTCTTAAGCCGCCCTCGCGCAATCGAAGGATCGCGGGCGGGGACCCCGACAAACGCCGCCAGATCCTCGACGGTGCGCTCGACGTCTTCATGGCACGCGGTTTCGACGCAGCCAGCATGAGCGACATCGCCACCGCGGCGAATGTTTCGAAGGGAACCCTCTATGTCTATTTCGAGGACAAGGAGCATCTCTTTGTCGCGCTGATCGAGCGGGAGCGCGAGATCCAGCGCATGGGCGCCTTCGAGGCGCTGAACGACGATCCCGACCTCGCCCATGCGCTGACCCGCTTCGGCGAGGGGCTGGTGCGGTTGCTGGTCAGCGATTTCGCCGTCAGCGCCCAGCGCATCGTGCTCGGTGTCGCCGAGCGCATGCCCGAACTGGGCCGGGAATTCTACGAGCGCGGCCCGATGCAGGGCACCCAGCGGCTGTCAGCCTATCTGCGGCGCAAGCGGCAGGAAGGGCTGTTGTCGATCGACGACCCCGACCTTGCGGCGGCACAGTTCCTCGATCTCTGCCAGTCGACCTTGGTGCGGCCGCGCCTGTTCAACGCCGACCGCTTTCCCCCGACGCAGCAGGATATCCGCCGCGTGGTGGCCTCGGCCGTCGCAATGTTTCTGGCGCGTTACGCGCCGGAGCGGCGATAG
- a CDS encoding alpha/beta hydrolase produces the protein MTDHLSASGLSRRSLLAALGSGSLAACSPLTAINTLMPADGGSRLAARDVAYSPDPRQRLDVYVPQNVPAGAPVMMFIYGGGWNNGSKNDYGFVGHAFASRGFVTVVPDYRLVPQARFPDFVQDCAAALRWAQDNVAGHGGDPARMHLSGHSAGAYNAMMIALDRRFGARAGVRPGLINSVSGLAGPYDFLPLDDPRAVEAFGRYPKLAETQPVNLVRPGAPRVFVATGDADTTVLPRNTYALAKKVKAAGMRVEVKTYPGIGHPGILLALGKSFRGNAPALDDIVRFAGG, from the coding sequence ATGACAGATCATCTCTCCGCCTCCGGTCTCAGCCGGAGAAGCCTTCTCGCCGCTCTGGGCTCCGGCTCGCTCGCGGCCTGCTCGCCACTGACCGCGATCAACACGCTGATGCCGGCCGATGGCGGCTCAAGGCTGGCCGCGCGCGATGTCGCCTATAGCCCGGACCCGCGCCAGCGCCTCGACGTCTATGTTCCCCAGAATGTGCCGGCCGGCGCCCCGGTGATGATGTTCATCTATGGCGGCGGCTGGAATAACGGCTCGAAGAACGATTACGGCTTCGTCGGCCATGCCTTCGCCTCGCGGGGCTTCGTCACGGTCGTGCCCGACTACCGGCTGGTGCCGCAGGCGCGCTTCCCCGATTTCGTGCAGGACTGCGCGGCGGCGCTGCGCTGGGCCCAGGACAATGTCGCCGGCCACGGCGGCGACCCCGCACGGATGCATCTCAGTGGCCATTCCGCCGGCGCCTACAACGCCATGATGATCGCGCTCGACCGGCGCTTCGGCGCCAGGGCCGGTGTCAGGCCGGGACTGATCAACAGCGTCTCGGGACTCGCCGGTCCCTACGACTTCCTGCCGCTGGACGATCCTCGCGCGGTCGAGGCCTTCGGCCGCTATCCCAAGCTCGCCGAGACGCAGCCGGTCAATCTCGTGCGCCCCGGCGCCCCGCGCGTCTTCGTCGCGACGGGCGATGCCGACACCACCGTCCTGCCGCGCAACACCTATGCTCTGGCCAAAAAGGTGAAGGCGGCGGGCATGCGCGTCGAGGTCAAGACCTATCCCGGCATCGGCCATCCCGGCATCCTGCTGGCCCTGGGTAAAAGCTTCCGCGGCAACGCGCCCGCGCTCGACGACATCGTCCGCTTCGCCGGCGGGTGA
- a CDS encoding DMT family transporter, which yields MPKGAALPLRRDAPLRGIGLVLVTGIFFNAADVVSKLLTAEMSPLQVIWLRYGTFTAIMLALVWRTGGRSRLLTQRPWLQVLRGLGVTVSSILFVMGLQHLPIADATASSFVAPLFVTALSIPMLGETIGWRRWTATLVGLIGVLIVVRPGGSGFQTASLLPVASALSWAFAMIITRMMSRTESPLTTLAYSAIIGFAVSSLWVPFVWQPLTWTFLLMGLFIGVSSTVGHWLLVSAFRFADASLLAPFSYLQLLWASILGYWIFAALPDLWTLVGAVVIAASGLYTAHRERIRARQILG from the coding sequence TTGCCGAAAGGGGCCGCGCTGCCGTTGCGGCGCGATGCCCCGCTGCGCGGGATCGGCCTGGTGCTGGTGACCGGAATCTTCTTCAACGCCGCCGACGTCGTCTCCAAACTGCTGACGGCGGAGATGTCGCCCCTGCAGGTGATCTGGCTGCGCTACGGGACCTTCACCGCGATCATGCTCGCGCTGGTCTGGCGTACCGGCGGGCGCAGCCGGCTGCTGACGCAGCGGCCTTGGTTGCAGGTCCTGCGCGGGCTCGGCGTGACCGTCTCATCGATCCTGTTCGTGATGGGCCTGCAGCATCTGCCGATCGCGGATGCGACGGCCTCCAGCTTCGTCGCGCCGCTCTTCGTCACGGCCTTGTCGATCCCGATGCTCGGCGAGACGATCGGCTGGCGGCGCTGGACGGCGACCCTGGTCGGCCTGATCGGCGTGCTGATCGTGGTGCGGCCCGGCGGCAGCGGTTTCCAGACGGCTTCGCTCCTGCCGGTGGCCTCGGCCCTGTCCTGGGCCTTCGCGATGATCATTACCCGGATGATGAGCCGGACGGAAAGCCCGCTGACGACGCTCGCCTATTCGGCGATCATCGGCTTTGCCGTGTCCAGCCTTTGGGTGCCCTTCGTCTGGCAGCCGCTGACATGGACGTTCCTGCTGATGGGGCTCTTTATCGGCGTGTCCTCGACGGTCGGCCACTGGCTGCTGGTGTCGGCCTTCCGCTTTGCCGACGCATCGTTGCTTGCGCCGTTCTCCTATCTGCAACTGCTATGGGCTTCGATCCTGGGCTACTGGATCTTCGCGGCGCTTCCCGATCTCTGGACGCTGGTCGGCGCGGTCGTCATCGCCGCTTCAGGCCTCTATACCGCCCATCGCGAGCGCATCAGGGCGCGGCAGATACTGGGCTGA